A window from Symbiopectobacterium purcellii encodes these proteins:
- a CDS encoding xylose ABC transporter ATP-binding protein yields the protein MPFLLEMKNVTKVFGSVKAVDNVSLTLEAGQVLSLCGENGSGKSTLMKVLCAIYPFGSYGGDIVFAGDPLHASHIRDTEQKGIAIIHQELALVKEMSVLENIFLGNEWTTRGVLDSDAMYLRCQTMLARVKLDVDPHTRVGELGLGQQQLVEIVKAINKQVRLLVLDEPTASLTERETAILLDIIRDLRNHGIACIYISHKLNEVKAISDVICVIRDGKHIGTHPASSLSEEQIIAMMVGRELTELYPSEAHDIGEEILRVEHLTAWHPVNRHIRRVNDVSFVLRRGEILGVAGLVGSGRTETVQCLFGAYRGRWQGEIVLKGLPVAINDCQQAMALGIAMVPEDRKKDGIVPVMSVAQNITLAALDRFSGLFSSLDDAREQDVIRQSIAHLKVKTASQDLAIARLSGGNQQKAMLAKCLLLNPDILILDEPTRGIDIGAKYEIYKLINQLAKEGMAIIVISSELPEVLGLSDRVLVMHEGRIKADLVNHDLTQEQVMEAALRSEQHVENATV from the coding sequence ATGCCGTTCTTGTTGGAAATGAAAAACGTCACCAAGGTGTTTGGCAGCGTAAAGGCGGTGGATAACGTCAGCCTGACGTTAGAGGCCGGACAAGTGTTATCGCTGTGCGGTGAGAATGGTTCGGGTAAATCGACGCTGATGAAAGTGCTTTGCGCCATTTATCCCTTTGGTAGCTATGGCGGAGATATCGTCTTCGCCGGTGATCCGTTGCACGCCAGCCATATTCGTGACACCGAGCAGAAGGGCATCGCCATCATTCATCAGGAACTGGCGCTGGTCAAAGAGATGAGCGTGTTGGAGAACATCTTCCTGGGCAATGAGTGGACGACACGCGGCGTATTGGACAGTGATGCCATGTATTTGCGCTGCCAGACCATGCTGGCGCGCGTCAAGCTTGACGTCGATCCTCATACCCGCGTCGGTGAACTGGGTCTGGGCCAGCAACAACTGGTGGAGATTGTCAAGGCGATTAACAAACAGGTGCGACTGCTGGTATTGGATGAACCCACCGCCTCACTCACTGAGCGAGAAACCGCGATTTTGCTGGATATCATTCGCGATTTACGCAATCACGGCATCGCCTGCATCTACATTTCCCACAAGCTGAATGAAGTCAAAGCCATTTCAGACGTCATCTGTGTGATTCGCGATGGCAAGCATATTGGTACCCATCCTGCCAGCTCGCTCAGTGAGGAGCAGATCATCGCCATGATGGTGGGGCGGGAGCTCACCGAGCTCTACCCTTCTGAGGCGCATGACATTGGTGAGGAGATCCTGCGCGTCGAACACCTGACGGCGTGGCATCCGGTTAATCGCCATATTCGTCGTGTCAATGATGTTTCCTTCGTGCTGCGTCGGGGGGAAATTCTGGGTGTCGCGGGGCTGGTCGGCTCTGGCCGGACTGAAACGGTGCAATGCCTGTTTGGTGCTTATCGTGGACGCTGGCAGGGCGAGATTGTGCTTAAAGGACTGCCTGTAGCGATAAATGATTGCCAGCAGGCGATGGCGCTGGGTATCGCGATGGTACCGGAAGATCGCAAAAAGGATGGCATTGTTCCGGTAATGAGCGTGGCGCAAAACATCACGCTGGCGGCGCTCGATCGCTTTTCCGGGCTGTTCTCTTCGCTGGATGACGCGCGCGAGCAGGATGTGATTCGCCAGTCGATTGCTCATCTTAAAGTGAAAACGGCCAGCCAGGATTTAGCCATTGCTCGTCTGAGCGGCGGGAATCAGCAAAAAGCGATGTTGGCAAAATGCCTGTTGTTAAACCCCGATATTTTGATCCTCGATGAGCCTACGCGCGGTATTGATATCGGCGCAAAATACGAAATATATAAACTTATTAATCAGTTAGCCAAAGAAGGGATGGCGATTATCGTCATTTCCTCTGAGCTGCCCGAGGTGCTGGGACTGAGCGATCGTGTCCTGGTGATGCATGAAGGACGCATAAAAGCAGATTTGGTTAATCACGATTTGACACAAGAGCAGGTTATGGAAGCCGCGCTGAGGAGCGAACAACATGTTGAAAACGCCACCGTCTAA
- the xylF gene encoding D-xylose ABC transporter substrate-binding protein yields MKVKHFLLSACAALALISHAGFAKEVKIGMAIDDLRLERWQKDRDLFVAKAQKQGATVFVQSSNGNEETQISQIENMINRGVDVLVIIPYNGQVLSNVIAEAKRQGIKVLAYDRMINNADVDFYISFDNEKVGELQAKYLIDKVPQGNYFLMGGSPVDNNAKLFRKGQMNILKPLIDAGKIKVVGDQWVDAWLPENALKIMENALTANNNNIQAVVASNDATAGGAIQALAAQGLAGKVAISGQDADLEAIKRIIAGTQTMTVYKPITKLATEAADIAVALGAGKAPKSNASLENGLKAVPSYLLEPVPVDKSNIETTVIADGFHKAADLK; encoded by the coding sequence ATGAAAGTTAAACACTTTTTACTGTCAGCCTGTGCCGCACTTGCGTTAATAAGCCATGCCGGATTTGCCAAAGAGGTAAAAATTGGTATGGCAATCGATGACTTGCGTTTGGAACGCTGGCAGAAAGATCGCGATCTCTTTGTTGCCAAGGCGCAGAAGCAGGGGGCGACGGTGTTTGTTCAGTCCTCAAACGGCAATGAGGAAACCCAGATTTCTCAAATAGAAAACATGATAAATCGCGGCGTCGACGTCCTGGTTATTATTCCTTACAACGGCCAGGTGCTTAGCAATGTGATTGCAGAAGCAAAACGCCAAGGTATCAAGGTCTTAGCCTATGACCGCATGATCAATAACGCGGATGTGGATTTTTATATCTCGTTTGATAATGAAAAGGTGGGAGAGTTACAGGCGAAGTACCTGATTGATAAAGTGCCACAAGGGAATTATTTCCTGATGGGTGGTTCGCCGGTAGACAATAATGCAAAACTGTTCCGTAAAGGGCAGATGAACATATTAAAGCCCTTGATTGACGCTGGGAAAATAAAAGTCGTTGGCGATCAATGGGTCGATGCCTGGTTGCCAGAAAATGCCTTGAAAATTATGGAAAATGCACTAACGGCAAACAATAACAATATTCAGGCCGTCGTCGCCTCCAATGATGCCACGGCGGGCGGTGCGATTCAGGCTCTGGCCGCGCAAGGCTTGGCGGGTAAGGTGGCGATTTCCGGGCAGGATGCGGATTTGGAGGCGATAAAACGTATTATCGCGGGTACGCAAACCATGACGGTGTATAAACCGATCACCAAACTGGCGACGGAAGCTGCTGATATTGCCGTTGCGTTAGGGGCGGGTAAAGCCCCCAAATCCAATGCCTCGCTGGAGAATGGATTGAAAGCGGTACCGTCGTATTTGTTAGAACCGGTGCCGGTTGATAAATCCAACATTGAAACCACCGTGATTGCCGATGGGTTCCATAAAGCTGCCGATCTGAAGTGA